Proteins encoded together in one Orbaceae bacterium lpD01 window:
- the pta gene encoding phosphate acetyltransferase: MLIPTGTNVGLTGVSLGVIRAMERQGVKLSVFKPVAQPRAGGDKPDQTTSILRANSTIPTAEPVKMSRVESLISTDQQDVLMEEIVALYEGSKQNADVVLVEGIVPTNTYPFANQLNLEIAKTLGAEIIFVMSLGTDTKAQLAERIEITRSNFGGSKNEKIIGVIVNKVNAPVDEQALVHPDITEIYHTPKFDAQKITLDELQKVSPLPVLGCIPWNIDLSASRAIDIAQHLNAKIVNEGDIKARRIKHVSFCARSIPNMLSHLQADALLVTSADRADVLVSAALAVMNGVKIGAILLTGGYEIDPRVATLCSQAFATGLPVFTVDSNTWQTSINLQNFNLEVPVDDKDRIEEVQNFVADHIASSWLKSLTEVVSTVRRLSPPAFRYQLTELARKAGKTIVLPEGDEPRTIKAAAICAERGIAKCVLLGNPDEVKRVALSQGVTLGAGIEIIDPDQVRENYVGRLVELRKNKGMTEVIAREQLADNVVLGTMMLERDDVNGLVSGAVHTTANTIRPPLQLIKTAPNSSLVSSVFFMLMPEQVYVYGDCAINPDPNAQELAEIAIQSADTAIAFGIEPRVAMISYSTGNSGQGADVEKVKEATRIAKEKRPDLMIDGPLQYDAAVMPDVAKSKAPNSPVAGKATVFIFPDLNTGNTTYKAVQRSADLVSIGPMLQGMRKPVNDLSRGALVDDIVYTIALTAIQATQQ; encoded by the coding sequence ATGCTAATTCCAACCGGTACCAACGTAGGGTTAACCGGTGTCAGTCTTGGTGTTATCCGTGCCATGGAGCGTCAGGGCGTTAAATTAAGCGTGTTTAAACCTGTCGCTCAGCCACGTGCTGGTGGGGATAAACCGGATCAAACTACGTCAATTTTACGGGCTAACTCGACCATCCCAACTGCTGAACCGGTAAAAATGAGTCGTGTTGAGTCACTCATCAGTACTGATCAGCAAGATGTTTTGATGGAAGAGATTGTTGCGCTCTATGAAGGTAGCAAACAAAACGCGGATGTCGTACTGGTTGAAGGCATTGTACCAACCAATACCTATCCGTTTGCTAATCAGTTAAATCTTGAAATTGCGAAAACCTTAGGCGCGGAAATTATCTTTGTGATGTCTCTAGGGACCGATACCAAAGCGCAACTGGCTGAACGTATTGAGATTACCCGTTCTAATTTCGGTGGCAGCAAAAACGAGAAAATCATCGGTGTGATCGTCAATAAAGTGAATGCACCGGTTGATGAACAAGCGCTCGTACATCCTGATATCACTGAAATCTATCATACGCCTAAATTTGATGCCCAAAAAATCACCTTAGATGAGTTACAAAAAGTCAGCCCATTACCGGTATTAGGCTGTATTCCTTGGAATATCGATTTAAGTGCTAGCCGTGCGATTGATATTGCCCAGCATTTAAATGCCAAAATTGTTAATGAAGGCGATATCAAAGCGCGCCGCATCAAACATGTCTCATTCTGTGCGCGTAGCATCCCGAATATGCTCTCTCATTTACAAGCCGATGCCTTACTAGTGACCTCTGCCGATCGCGCTGATGTGTTAGTTTCAGCGGCTTTAGCTGTGATGAATGGCGTGAAGATTGGCGCGATTCTATTAACTGGCGGCTATGAAATTGATCCACGTGTGGCGACCTTATGTAGCCAAGCGTTTGCGACTGGTTTACCGGTCTTTACCGTAGATAGCAATACATGGCAGACCTCAATCAACCTACAAAACTTCAATCTTGAAGTGCCGGTTGATGATAAAGATCGGATTGAAGAAGTGCAAAACTTTGTCGCTGATCATATAGCGTCAAGCTGGTTGAAATCATTGACTGAAGTGGTCAGTACGGTGCGCCGTTTATCACCACCAGCCTTCCGTTATCAGTTAACTGAGCTGGCACGTAAAGCGGGTAAAACCATTGTGTTACCAGAGGGTGATGAACCAAGAACCATTAAAGCGGCAGCGATTTGTGCTGAGCGCGGCATTGCTAAATGTGTGCTATTAGGTAACCCAGATGAAGTGAAACGTGTGGCGTTATCACAAGGTGTTACACTGGGCGCAGGCATCGAAATTATCGATCCGGATCAGGTTCGTGAGAACTATGTTGGTCGTTTAGTTGAACTGCGTAAAAACAAAGGCATGACTGAAGTGATTGCGCGTGAACAGCTGGCAGATAACGTGGTACTTGGTACTATGATGCTTGAGCGTGATGATGTGAATGGCCTGGTCTCAGGTGCGGTACATACGACGGCTAATACCATTCGTCCACCGTTACAGTTAATCAAAACGGCCCCAAACAGTTCACTGGTTTCCTCAGTGTTCTTTATGTTAATGCCGGAGCAAGTGTATGTGTATGGTGACTGTGCTATCAATCCAGATCCAAATGCCCAAGAGCTGGCTGAGATTGCGATTCAGTCAGCTGATACAGCCATTGCCTTTGGTATTGAGCCGCGTGTGGCGATGATCTCTTACTCAACCGGTAACTCTGGTCAGGGTGCCGATGTTGAGAAAGTCAAAGAAGCAACCCGTATTGCTAAAGAGAAACGTCCTGATCTGATGATCGACGGTCCATTACAGTACGATGCCGCGGTGATGCCAGATGTAGCAAAATCGAAAGCACCTAATTCACCAGTGGCGGGTAAAGCTACCGTATTTATCTTCCCTGATTTAAATACCGGTAATACCACCTATAAAGCGGTACAACGTTCAGCGGATCTGGTCTCTATCGGTCCAATGTTACAAGGTATGCGTAAACCAGTGAATGATCTATCGCGTGGTGCGTTGGTTGACGATATTGTCTATACCATTGCCTTAACGGCGATTCAGGCGACCCAGCAGTAA
- a CDS encoding acetate kinase, with the protein MSSNLILVLNCGSSSLKFAIIDPVTGDEYISGLAECFNLPDARLKWKLDGEKSEASLGAGAAHSEALDFIVNRIFSTKPELLANIKAIGHRIVHGGEKYTQSVVIDDSVLKGIEEAAAFAPLHNPAHLIGIREAFKAFPHLKNKNVAVFDTAFHTTMPKEAYLYAIPQELYTKHGIRRYGAHGTSHFYVSREAAKMLNKPVDELNVITCHLGNGASVTAIKNGQSIETSMGLTPLEGLVMGTRSGDIDPAIMFFLHDNLKMSVAEINNLLNKESGLLGLTGVSSDCRYVEDNYGKVDGATNALDVFVHRLVKYIGGYSLLLDGHLDAIVFTGGIGENSEGVRRRVMDHLSILGFELDQESNLAARFGKAGAINKAGSRAALVIPTNEELVIAQDTARLTA; encoded by the coding sequence ATGTCGAGTAATCTAATCCTCGTTCTTAACTGTGGTAGCTCTTCACTAAAATTTGCCATTATTGACCCTGTAACCGGAGATGAGTATATTTCTGGTCTTGCAGAATGTTTTAATCTACCTGATGCACGTCTTAAATGGAAGTTAGACGGTGAAAAATCTGAAGCATCTTTAGGTGCTGGTGCAGCACATAGTGAAGCACTAGATTTTATCGTTAATCGTATTTTCTCAACCAAACCTGAATTGCTAGCCAATATCAAAGCAATCGGTCACCGTATTGTTCACGGTGGTGAAAAATATACCCAGTCTGTTGTGATTGATGACTCTGTATTAAAAGGTATTGAAGAAGCTGCTGCATTTGCACCATTACATAATCCAGCGCACTTAATCGGTATCCGTGAAGCATTCAAAGCCTTCCCACATCTAAAAAATAAAAACGTGGCAGTCTTTGATACGGCTTTCCATACCACAATGCCGAAAGAAGCTTACTTATACGCAATTCCACAGGAACTCTATACTAAGCATGGTATCCGCCGTTATGGTGCACATGGTACCAGCCATTTCTATGTGAGCCGTGAAGCCGCAAAAATGTTAAACAAACCGGTTGATGAACTTAATGTCATTACCTGTCATTTAGGTAATGGTGCGTCGGTAACCGCGATTAAAAATGGTCAGTCCATCGAAACTTCAATGGGCTTAACCCCATTAGAAGGCTTAGTGATGGGTACCCGTAGTGGTGATATCGATCCAGCGATCATGTTTTTCCTTCATGACAACTTAAAAATGTCGGTGGCTGAAATCAATAATCTATTAAATAAAGAATCAGGTCTGTTAGGATTAACTGGCGTCAGCAGCGATTGCCGTTATGTTGAAGATAACTACGGTAAAGTCGACGGTGCAACCAATGCACTTGACGTGTTTGTGCACCGTTTAGTGAAATATATCGGTGGTTACAGCTTGTTATTAGACGGCCACTTAGATGCTATCGTCTTCACCGGTGGTATTGGTGAAAACTCTGAAGGTGTGCGTCGCCGCGTGATGGATCATCTCTCAATCCTTGGTTTTGAGCTTGATCAGGAAAGCAACCTTGCCGCTCGTTTTGGTAAGGCTGGCGCTATCAATAAAGCCGGCTCACGTGCTGCACTGGTTATCCCAACCAATGAAGAACTGGTTATCGCCCAAGATACCGCTCGCTTAACCGCTTAA
- the yfbV gene encoding terminus macrodomain insulation protein YfbV: MNLAQLFKNGQKYRQIFPQDRRLKPLFPETKIIDLIKLGNRFMPPAVVLIFVWQYYLNSNLILSLITAFFALSLPIQGIFWLGKRAQTPLPLNLLGWFNELTSRLVAHQVIGKKALITMPTFMDLVIIMNLAKLHLGDYFDLDDDNEA, encoded by the coding sequence ATGAATCTCGCTCAACTCTTCAAAAATGGGCAGAAATATCGGCAAATATTTCCTCAGGATCGCCGTTTAAAACCGCTATTTCCAGAGACCAAAATCATTGATTTAATTAAGCTTGGCAATCGTTTTATGCCCCCAGCTGTGGTACTGATTTTTGTCTGGCAATACTATCTAAATAGCAACCTTATTCTCTCGCTTATCACAGCATTTTTTGCTTTAAGTCTGCCGATTCAGGGCATTTTTTGGTTAGGTAAACGTGCTCAAACTCCCCTGCCACTCAATCTGCTCGGGTGGTTTAATGAGTTGACCTCGCGTTTAGTCGCCCATCAGGTGATCGGTAAAAAAGCCCTGATAACGATGCCAACTTTTATGGATCTAGTGATCATCATGAATTTAGCCAAGCTGCATCTGGGCGATTACTTTGATCTCGATGATGATAATGAGGCGTAA
- the priC gene encoding primosomal replication protein PriC, with translation MINKHQQLLTLIQTQVDKLTAEIAASPSKQVIEPLFDPQLFNAMPTSQGQPPNLQRHQQELIDNVSALKQRVEKGQIAQVNYLAEKIANQIAAIRRELATDNLRSPTVNQYQESPYDKHCRYLEYQRRLIAMKKAFEMDLSSASADTRQPLTQKLAALEGRLYRCHQAILKLEKQLDSDIVT, from the coding sequence ATGATCAATAAACATCAACAATTGTTAACCCTCATCCAGACGCAGGTAGATAAACTCACCGCTGAGATTGCGGCCAGCCCAAGTAAACAGGTGATTGAGCCTTTATTTGATCCACAGCTGTTCAATGCCATGCCGACCAGTCAGGGTCAGCCCCCTAATTTACAGCGTCATCAGCAAGAATTAATCGATAACGTCAGCGCTTTAAAGCAGCGAGTCGAAAAAGGCCAAATTGCCCAGGTGAATTATCTGGCTGAGAAGATAGCCAATCAGATTGCCGCGATCCGTCGCGAGCTGGCTACTGATAACCTGCGCAGTCCCACCGTGAACCAATATCAAGAGAGTCCCTATGATAAGCACTGCCGCTATTTAGAGTATCAGCGCCGTTTGATTGCGATGAAAAAGGCCTTTGAGATGGATTTAAGCAGCGCGTCGGCCGATACCCGCCAACCTCTGACGCAAAAATTAGCCGCCCTAGAGGGACGGTTATATCGCTGTCATCAAGCGATTTTAAAATTAGAGAAACAACTGGACAGTGATATCGTCACCTAA
- a CDS encoding Ail/Lom family outer membrane beta-barrel protein, which yields MKKIVSQLIVIGALAAAMPAFANHQTLTAGFARSNMDDVNHISGVNLKYYWEQEDSPFGVVGSFTYMQGKENSTFKAANDILSGDAKAQYYALSVGPAYRLNDYISAYGLIGAGVTQGKGDYHWLNYTSSGYEDLGNLSTKENRGSVVYGVGLQVNPIDNLAVDLSYEGTQVKINGKNYNINAFVVGVGYRF from the coding sequence ATGAAAAAAATCGTCTCTCAGTTAATAGTCATCGGTGCTTTAGCCGCCGCGATGCCAGCTTTCGCCAATCATCAGACGCTGACGGCTGGATTTGCACGCAGTAATATGGATGATGTTAATCACATCTCGGGTGTCAATCTCAAATACTACTGGGAACAAGAAGATAGTCCGTTTGGTGTGGTCGGCTCATTTACTTATATGCAGGGAAAAGAGAACAGCACTTTTAAAGCGGCCAATGACATCTTATCTGGCGACGCAAAAGCGCAATATTACGCATTAAGTGTCGGTCCAGCTTATCGTCTTAATGACTATATCAGTGCTTATGGTTTAATTGGTGCAGGTGTTACCCAAGGGAAGGGGGATTATCATTGGTTAAATTATACTTCTTCAGGCTATGAAGATTTAGGTAACTTATCAACTAAAGAAAATCGCGGTTCAGTGGTGTACGGCGTCGGTTTACAAGTTAATCCAATCGACAATCTTGCAGTTGATTTATCCTATGAAGGAACACAAGTAAAAATCAATGGTAAAAACTATAATATCAATGCCTTCGTCGTTGGTGTCGGTTATCGTTTTTAA
- the cysK gene encoding cysteine synthase A — translation MSRIFDDNSQTIGYTPLVRLKHFGNGNILAKVESRNPSFSIKCRIASNMIWDAEKRGLLKPDVEIVEPTSGNTGIALAAVAAARGYQLTLTMPESMSLERRKLLKILGANLVLTDAATGMKGAIEKAEQIVAADPKKHLLLQQFSNPANPEIHEKTTGPEIWQDTDGNLDIFVAGVGTGGTLTGVSRYLKKTKGKALLAVAVEPTESPVISQKLAGQPLKPGPHKIQGIGAGFIPDNLDLSLVDRVEQVTGDQAIETAQALMKKEGILAGISSGAAVFAADKLAKLPENANKTIVVILPSSGERYLSTALFNGIFTDKELQP, via the coding sequence ATGAGTAGAATATTTGATGATAATTCACAAACCATCGGTTATACCCCTTTAGTTCGTCTTAAACACTTTGGGAATGGCAATATTCTGGCTAAAGTCGAATCCCGTAATCCTAGCTTTAGTATTAAATGTCGCATTGCCTCTAATATGATTTGGGATGCCGAAAAACGCGGTCTGTTAAAACCCGATGTCGAGATTGTCGAACCCACCAGCGGTAATACCGGGATTGCGCTGGCGGCAGTTGCGGCGGCGCGGGGTTATCAACTCACCTTAACTATGCCGGAAAGCATGAGTCTGGAGAGACGTAAATTACTGAAAATACTCGGTGCCAATTTAGTTTTAACTGACGCGGCGACCGGTATGAAAGGCGCCATCGAAAAAGCCGAGCAGATTGTCGCGGCGGATCCGAAAAAGCACCTACTTTTACAGCAGTTTAGTAATCCAGCTAATCCGGAAATTCATGAAAAAACCACCGGCCCAGAAATCTGGCAAGATACCGATGGCAACCTGGACATTTTTGTCGCCGGTGTCGGCACCGGCGGTACACTGACGGGCGTCAGCCGTTATTTGAAGAAAACCAAAGGTAAAGCGCTGTTAGCGGTGGCTGTTGAACCGACAGAATCGCCGGTTATCTCGCAAAAACTGGCCGGACAACCGTTAAAACCAGGTCCGCATAAAATTCAAGGCATTGGCGCCGGATTTATTCCCGATAATCTCGATTTAAGCCTGGTTGATCGGGTTGAACAAGTGACCGGTGATCAGGCTATCGAAACCGCTCAGGCGTTGATGAAAAAAGAAGGGATCCTTGCTGGCATCTCATCTGGCGCGGCGGTCTTTGCGGCCGATAAATTGGCTAAGTTACCCGAAAACGCCAATAAAACCATTGTGGTGATCTTACCCTCTTCTGGTGAGCGTTATCTGAGTACGGCGCTGTTTAATGGTATTTTTACCGATAAAGAGCTGCAACCTTAA